CGGCAGAGGAAAAAAAAGCAGAAGATATAGTTATCCTAAACTTGCAACCCCTTAGCGTTCTAACCGATTATTTCGTAATTCTTTCCTGCGAAAGTCAGGTCCAAATCAAAACTGTTGCCAATGCAATAACCGACAAGCTGTCCCAAAAAGGTATCAAAGCAAACCATATTGAAGGTACGCCTGAAAGCAAATGGATACTTTTGGATTACAACGGAGTAATTATACATATCTTTCATAAAGAATTAAGGAATTACTATCAGTTGGAAAAAGTGTGGG
Above is a window of bacterium DNA encoding:
- the rsfS gene encoding ribosome silencing factor, which encodes MINFKKIALIGALAAEEKKAEDIVILNLQPLSVLTDYFVILSCESQVQIKTVANAITDKLSQKGIKANHIEGTPESKWILLDYNGVIIHIFHKELRNYYQLEKVWGDAKNINYKRNT